From the genome of Sporomusa sphaeroides DSM 2875:
ATACACCGCTTAGCCCGGCCAGTATCAGACCGGTTAATGACGAAAATTACACGTATATTATTACTCCGGTTCGTACTTTGTAAAAATAGAGGATTGACGATGGAAGACATTGAAATATACACCCGGGAAATTAATATTGACCAGCTGTTAAAATGGGCAGGCATTACTGATAATGGAGCCCAAATAAAACCACTTATTGAAGATCAACTAATAAAGCTTAATGGTGCTCTTGTTACTGAGCGCCGGAAAAAAGTCCGTCCTGGAGATATTATTGAGATAGCGGGAATTGGCAGCTGGAGAATTATTACAGGTGAGGCATGAGAGTAAACCGGCTTAGTTTACGTAATTTTCGTAATTATAAACACATTGATATTGATTTTACTGCTAATATCAATGTGTTTATTGGCCCTAATGCGCAAGGCAAGACTAATCTGTTAGAAGCCTTATATCTGGCAGCTATGGGGCGCTCACACCGGACCAATACCGATCAGGAGCTTATTTGCTGGGACCAGCCGGCAGCCAGTATTGAAGTTATGTTTGTTCGCCAGGAGCTTGAAAACTCTTTAAAAATTAAATTTATAGCCAATCAAAATAAGGAGATACTATATAATAGTCACCCCTTACCGGCCCGGGAAATTGTAGGCTCACTTAATGCCATATTATTTTCACCGGAGGATTTGTTATTAATAAAAGGAGCGCCGGCTTTACGTCGGCGCTTTTTGGATAATGAAATTTCACAGGCAAATCCGCCCTATTACCGGCAGTTGTTAAACTATAACAGAATGCTTAGTCAGCGTAATAACCTCTTAAAAAAAATCCGGGAACGAAAAGCCAGTCAAGAATTACTTGCTCCCTGGGACGAGCAAATAGCCGGCGCTGCTGCGGTTATAACCAAAAAACGCTTAGAGGCTGTAAAAAAACTAACCATGCTGGCTAACCTTCATCACCGCAAAATTACCAACAGTCGTGAAAATTTAATAGTATCCTATCATCTAAACGGCTTACAGCAAGATAAAACCGAGGATTTAAGCGGCTGGTATCATGAACAGCTTGGCCGGCAGCGGCAACAGGATATTTTTAGCGGCAGTACCGGCGTTGGTCCGCATCGTGATGATCTTATCCTGTTAGTGAACGGCAAAAATTTACGCAACTTTGGCTCACAAGGCCAGCAGCGAACCGGTGTATTGGCTCTAAAGCTGGCAGAGCTGGAATTTATTAAATCAGAAACCGGTGAATATCCGATATTATTACTGGACGACGTTATGAGTGAACTTGACGCCGCCCGCCGTTCCGAGCTGCTCTTGTTTATCAAAGAGCGTGTTCAGACCTTTATTACCGCTGCGGACGAACAATATTTTGGCCAAACAAAGTTGGGAAAATTTTATCGCATACTGGGCGGTACAGTAACGGAGTGATTACGATGTTTCGGCTAAAGGATATATTGCCAAATACGCTAAAAACCATCGGTTTGACCAAGCAATACAATACCCAGTCGGTTATTGTTCATTGGCAGGAGATTGCCGGTGACGAAATTGCCAGCCACGCCTGGCCGGTATCCATTCAGCGCGGCGTCTTACTGCTGGCTGTAAATAATCCGGTATGGAGCCATCATCTTATGATGCTAAAACCCATACTTATGGACAAAATCAATACATACTTAAACGAAAAACTAGTATTTGATATTAGATTCCAAGCAGGAAATTTGCAAAACTACCAGAATAATCAAGAAGATGGGGTAAATATTCCCTTATTGCAGCCAGCAAAGTTAAATTCGGAAGAATTAGCTGACCTGTGGCAGGCAACAGCAGCAATACAAGATGACAGTCTAAGAAAAAAATGTTATTATGTGTTAATAAAACAAACAGCATTGCATAAAGCCAAGCAACAAGAAGGCTGGAAATCCTGTAAACGCTGCAATGTATTGGTGCCACCTGCTCAAGTATATTGCACAGTATGCAGTATTGAGTGTAAGCAGGAGACAAAACAGGCTATTACCAAACTGCTGACAGAAGCTCCCTGGCTTACTTATAAAGAAGTTTGCCAGTTTGTTCCGTGCAGCCCACGTCAATTCCATGCTGCGAAAAAGCGTTTAGTCCATAAGCTGATTCATGCTTTATTTCAACCCGGATGGGACAAGCTTAACGAAGCCACTCTGGTTATGTTAATGACCGGCGTTAAGCCAGGCAGGATCAATGATACAATGGTAGATACCGTAATCGGTAAGATAAAAGTGCGACTTGCGGAAAAAGTCAGGAGGAAAAGTCATGTTTCTGCATATAGGCGCTGATACTGTTATTCCCTTACGCAGCGTAATTGCTATCTTGGACTTTAAAATAACCGGGTCAGCGGTTACTGACCAATATATGAAAAACAGTAAATCTACAAATAAAGTTATTGATATTTCTGATAATAATGCTAAAAGTTTTGTTATAACCGATCAAAATGTTTATTTATCTGCTATATCCTCGCAAACGCTGAAAAAGCGGGCAGGTTATATACCGGTCGATGAAGAGTAGCAGTAATGCCGCAAATGGCGGCACAGTCGTAACTTGTTGTAGAAGATAACGGGGGTTTGACATAATGGTAGATACGGTGGATATAAGTGATACAACAGTAAATGGCAGCTATGGCGCGCAACAGATTCAGGTTCTGGAAGGCTTGGAAGCTGTGCGTAAACGTCCTGGCATGTATATTGGCAGCACCTCGGCCAGAGGTTTGCATCATCTGGTATATGAGGTTGTGGACAATAGTATTGACGAAGCCTTAGCCGGTTTTTGCAATAAAGTGACAGTTAAAATACATCCGGATAACAGTATAACGGTTACTGACAACGGCCGCGGCATCCCGGTAGATATGCATGAAACAGGGAAACCGGCCGTTGAAGTTGTGCTCACCATCCTTCACGC
Proteins encoded in this window:
- a CDS encoding DUF721 domain-containing protein, with product MFRLKDILPNTLKTIGLTKQYNTQSVIVHWQEIAGDEIASHAWPVSIQRGVLLLAVNNPVWSHHLMMLKPILMDKINTYLNEKLVFDIRFQAGNLQNYQNNQEDGVNIPLLQPAKLNSEELADLWQATAAIQDDSLRKKCYYVLIKQTALHKAKQQEGWKSCKRCNVLVPPAQVYCTVCSIECKQETKQAITKLLTEAPWLTYKEVCQFVPCSPRQFHAAKKRLVHKLIHALFQPGWDKLNEATLVMLMTGVKPGRINDTMVDTVIGKIKVRLAEKVRRKSHVSAYRR
- the recF gene encoding DNA replication/repair protein RecF (All proteins in this family for which functions are known are DNA-binding proteins that assist the filamentation of RecA onto DNA for the initiation of recombination or recombinational repair.): MRVNRLSLRNFRNYKHIDIDFTANINVFIGPNAQGKTNLLEALYLAAMGRSHRTNTDQELICWDQPAASIEVMFVRQELENSLKIKFIANQNKEILYNSHPLPAREIVGSLNAILFSPEDLLLIKGAPALRRRFLDNEISQANPPYYRQLLNYNRMLSQRNNLLKKIRERKASQELLAPWDEQIAGAAAVITKKRLEAVKKLTMLANLHHRKITNSRENLIVSYHLNGLQQDKTEDLSGWYHEQLGRQRQQDIFSGSTGVGPHRDDLILLVNGKNLRNFGSQGQQRTGVLALKLAELEFIKSETGEYPILLLDDVMSELDAARRSELLLFIKERVQTFITAADEQYFGQTKLGKFYRILGGTVTE
- the remB gene encoding extracellular matrix regulator RemB: MFLHIGADTVIPLRSVIAILDFKITGSAVTDQYMKNSKSTNKVIDISDNNAKSFVITDQNVYLSAISSQTLKKRAGYIPVDEE
- a CDS encoding RNA-binding S4 domain-containing protein, which translates into the protein MEDIEIYTREINIDQLLKWAGITDNGAQIKPLIEDQLIKLNGALVTERRKKVRPGDIIEIAGIGSWRIITGEA